In Rhodanobacter humi, the following are encoded in one genomic region:
- a CDS encoding oxidative damage protection protein: MSRTIHCAKLGIDAEGLDFAPWPGPLGQRIYAEISRPAWQQWLAHQTMLINEYRLNPLDPKARKYLAEQMEKFLFGGEVDQAAGFTPPDLQS; this comes from the coding sequence ATGAGCCGTACCATCCACTGCGCCAAACTCGGCATCGACGCCGAGGGCCTCGACTTCGCACCTTGGCCGGGCCCGCTGGGCCAGCGCATCTACGCCGAGATCTCCAGGCCCGCATGGCAGCAATGGCTGGCCCACCAGACCATGCTGATCAACGAATACCGGCTCAATCCGCTCGACCCGAAGGCGCGCAAATACCTCGCCGAGCAGATGGAGAAATTCCTGTTCGGCGGCGAAGTCGACCAGGCCGCCGGCTTCACCCCGCCCGACCTGCAGTCTTGA